In the genome of Candidatus Binatia bacterium, one region contains:
- a CDS encoding porin: MRKPEILLRALACSVVLLTAAGAPAAVHAQEASAPVPSPAVASTPSPSPLQSEEPPPGLDRSVHLGAAVLTDYTFFSQDETNVKQVGVQPSQPQLRAARLVVQGDLTPGMYYYFAPNFNGLNVTPPKDQFQIYDLYLGFKTPVGLLTVGQQKETFVFEMVGLAMNLPQQERVLTPFFQSRAAGIKLASPVFRAERATYSLGWYPLNYDGNQFTSRVTYLPYISNDNSQYVHVGADYRYLGSANHMLQFSGKPESDVADSYVNTGKFLANYANELNYEFVATVKSYSLYGEYARAWVNAPASLDPEFFGYYILGSWVITGESRPYDRATGYGKRIIPTKPSGAWELVARFSRDNLNSGLVNGGTMGLGYAGVNWWRNAYWKFGVGYGFTGLTADHAFGIMNRVQLRVQWSH, from the coding sequence TTGAGGAAGCCGGAGATTCTGTTACGCGCGCTCGCCTGCAGCGTCGTACTGCTAACGGCGGCCGGAGCACCGGCCGCCGTTCACGCGCAGGAGGCGTCAGCACCGGTGCCGTCGCCGGCCGTGGCATCCACTCCGTCGCCCTCGCCGCTGCAGTCGGAAGAACCGCCGCCCGGCCTCGATCGTAGCGTTCACCTCGGCGCCGCAGTGCTGACCGATTACACGTTCTTCTCGCAGGACGAGACGAACGTCAAGCAGGTCGGCGTGCAGCCGAGTCAGCCGCAGTTGCGCGCCGCGCGCCTCGTCGTGCAAGGCGACCTCACCCCCGGCATGTATTACTACTTCGCGCCGAACTTCAACGGCCTCAACGTCACGCCGCCGAAGGATCAGTTTCAGATCTACGACCTCTATCTCGGCTTCAAGACGCCGGTCGGGCTGCTCACGGTCGGCCAGCAGAAAGAGACCTTCGTTTTCGAGATGGTTGGCCTTGCGATGAACTTGCCCCAGCAGGAGCGCGTCCTCACTCCGTTCTTTCAGTCGCGTGCCGCCGGGATAAAACTCGCAAGCCCGGTCTTCCGTGCGGAACGTGCGACATATTCCCTTGGCTGGTATCCGCTCAACTACGACGGCAATCAGTTCACGAGCCGGGTGACGTATCTGCCGTACATCTCTAACGACAACTCGCAATACGTGCACGTCGGCGCCGACTACCGCTACCTCGGATCGGCCAACCATATGCTGCAGTTCAGCGGCAAGCCGGAGTCCGACGTCGCCGACAGCTACGTCAACACCGGCAAGTTCTTGGCGAACTACGCCAACGAACTCAATTACGAGTTCGTCGCGACGGTCAAGTCGTACTCTCTCTACGGCGAGTACGCGCGGGCGTGGGTCAACGCGCCGGCGTCGCTCGATCCGGAGTTCTTTGGCTACTATATCCTCGGCAGCTGGGTGATCACCGGCGAGAGCCGGCCCTACGATCGCGCAACCGGGTACGGAAAACGCATCATCCCGACGAAGCCTTCGGGGGCATGGGAACTGGTCGCTCGCTTCTCTCGCGACAATCTCAACTCGGGATTGGTCAACGGCGGCACGATGGGGCTCGGCTACGCCGGCGTCAACTGGTGGCGCAACGCGTACTGGAAGTTTGGAGTCGGTTACGGATTCACCGGGCTGACCGCCGACCACGCATTCGGCATCATGAACCGGGTCCAGTTACGCGTACAGTGGTCGCACTGA